Below is a genomic region from Phragmites australis chromosome 20, lpPhrAust1.1, whole genome shotgun sequence.
tgGCCGCCGTCGTCCGAGAACAGTGAGTGACGCATCATGCATCAGTTCTGGGTTTCCTGGATTTTCTTTTGGCGAGGTCGCTGAAATGGTGGGGTTTGTTTTGGCGACGTGTGATCGGCAGGGCATTTCGAGGCGTCGACGCGGGGGTTCGACGTAAACCGGGCGCCGTCGTTGTCCGAGGTCGGCGGAGcgtcggcggcggtggaggaacAGGATGATGCGGCGGCGGCTGTGTCCTCGTCGCCTAACAACAGCTCGGGCTCCTTCCCGACGGACTACTCCGCGCAGGGCCAGGCGGGTccgggcggcgccggcgccgccgatCGCTCGAGCTCCCGCGCCAGCGACGAAGATGACGGCGGCTCGGTGCGCAAGAAGCTGCGCCTCTCCAAGGAGCAGTCCGCGTTCCTCGAGGAGAGCTTCAAGGAGCACGCCACGCTAAACCCCGTAACCATCCATCTCAAACCAAACTCTGATCAAACACACGCaaaacttttttattattttgcttctgcttgGTCTTGACGTTGGCGCGATCCGTGGcgagcagaagcagaagcaggcgCTGGCGAAGCAGCTCAACCTCCGGCCGCGCCAGGTGGAGGtgtggttccagaaccgcagagcCAGGTGCGCACACGCTGCCTACAtactagagagaaaaaaattgtatCTTTAGTTGGCATCAACATGACAAAAATCTTGGTCTGGGAATTAACTAAGGAGAGTGTCTTTGCCGGCCATGGCGCGTGCAGGACGAAGCTGAAGCAGACGGAGGTGGACTGCGAGTACCTGAAGCGCTGCTGCGAGACGCTGACGGAGGAGAACCGGCGGCTGCAGAAGGAGCTGGCCGAGCTGCGAGCCCTCAAGACGGTGCACCCCTTCTACATGCACCTCCCGGCCACCACCCTCTCCATGTGCCCCTCCTGCGAGCGCGTCGCCTCAAactcggccgccgccgcggcgccacCGTCCTCGTCGCCCACCCCTTCAGGCGGCATtgcggccgccgcgccggagCAGAGGCCCTCGTCGTTTGCCGCTCTGTTCTCGTCACCCCTCAACCGCCCGTTGACCGCCCAGCCGCAGCCCCAGGCGCCGGAGAGCTCGTGAGACCCTCACCTCGTCTCCGGCGAAGGAAGGACCTGTCTGTAAATACgcgctcttttttttttctaccttTTCGCTCGTTCGGTTCTTTATGAATTTTTGTGGCTTGCCAGGGATTTCGTTCGGAGAGAATCCGAGTGGGATGCTGAGAAAATGTTGCAATAGAGTTTTTTAACCTTATCAGTAGCATCatgtttcatttttctttggtgCTAAAACTGGTCTGCAGAAAATAAGCTTTTTGTTTTTAGGTGATTTTTAGTTTGGTGATGGCGTGAGATGCAGACATGATTTGGTCTCGCTTTTTGCTGGTGAAAACTCTGTAGGTACCGAGGTGGCCAACGCTGTGCCCTTGGGAATTTGCACAAGCTGATTTGTGAAATCATGATGCCCATCCAGTATTGGTGCCCATCCAGTATTGGTGGAGCAATAACGCTGTATTTTTCCCTGTCATTGTCTGTCTTGCTATTGCTATTTCTGAATTTTCGAAGAGGTGTAGCTAGACTCCCTTTAAGTAATCCACTCTGGGCTAGCCGGGTAAAGCTGGTAACCCCAACGGATCTTAAGAGTTGTAAGAATTTTAATTTGGCTTTCAATATAAACCGAGAAAATCtcttttctaaataaaaaatagcccTGTATTTTCGCTGAAATCTTCTGCCATACGATCGGCTACTTTATTACTCGCTGGAAATCCCATTTATTCTGGAAAGTTGGACTAGttctaaaataaatttggaCTAGTCCTAAAAGAAAATGTATGCCCCCAATTGTCATGTGCCTATCTACATCTTACATGAGAAATAGTAGAGCACCAACAGCGATAGGGATCCGGATCTTTTGATGTTGATGTCAAGGTAATTTCGTTGCTAACGTGTGAATCTGATCCGGCGTGATGTCTAGGAATCCTAGTCTCCGTGACAGTTGGTTGTCTACAGTCCAGAGCACAAATGGTGCACCTGTCAGGGCATACTACTACGTTGTAAGGGAGAGATGGTCCCCATGCCTCCCGTCCTTCTCTCACACCTagggattttaattttattttggtgaaaagatcaaaacttataaaattttatcaaaatttcagTTATTTTTTCTCGACTTTTTAGGTTTCACGTATCagtaaaaaaatcaagattaaaTACTTTGTTCCTTTCGGTGAAATTTTGATCCATGCTCACACCTGTGTTCCATCTGACCATCTGCTTGCAACGTTTGACATAGCACATCGCATTATTAGACTATGAGAACTTAGATGATGCGCGCTAAAGTGGTAGCGGTATTCTTTTCTCGGACCCTTCGCAATGTGAAAACGAAAATTGTCAAACTGCATTAAAAAAGAATCGATAAACGTAGGAGCCAACAGTCACGGGATATGAACCGGAGGTTGACCTTCTACTCCAATTTCCTGATCGCGAATGACTAAAGAGGACGGCGATGAATGCAGGAGCAGGGCGTGCCATGTCTAACTGTTTTCtcctcatttcttttttttaattcttgttTAGTTtgattcattttattttatcttatttctaataattttcttttaaagGAATTTATGAATGAAAATGTAAGATAATTCCTACGTGAAATGAATGATCTTAAAatctctttgtgaagaaaaactgttaaaatattaaaaaataaataaaaattttaaTACAAAATAAGAGCCTGTTTGGTAGAACTCTTAGAACAGTTTTTCGACTGTAATTTCAAATATCAGCTTTTAGCTTTTAGCTCTCTGAGTGAAattctctgaaataaattagaagttggaagttaaaaaaaatag
It encodes:
- the LOC133902502 gene encoding homeobox-leucine zipper protein HOX11-like, translating into MELGLSLGETMADAGRDLVLGLGIGAGMRREEEGEKGRREREARRELEFGPGRCGRSSPEQAVRLTLLPGLVPSLGLPWPPSSENRHFEASTRGFDVNRAPSLSEVGGASAAVEEQDDAAAAVSSSPNNSSGSFPTDYSAQGQAGPGGAGAADRSSSRASDEDDGGSVRKKLRLSKEQSAFLEESFKEHATLNPKQKQALAKQLNLRPRQVEVWFQNRRARTKLKQTEVDCEYLKRCCETLTEENRRLQKELAELRALKTVHPFYMHLPATTLSMCPSCERVASNSAAAAAPPSSSPTPSGGIAAAAPEQRPSSFAALFSSPLNRPLTAQPQPQAPESS